From Mycolicibacterium cosmeticum, a single genomic window includes:
- the nirD gene encoding nitrite reductase small subunit NirD, whose amino-acid sequence MTLLDDRKHLDSQGDWEWTTACAYDRLLPCRGVGVLLPDGTQVALFRLDDGSLHAVGNIDPFSGAAVISRGIVGDRGGRACVQTPIKKQAFAFDDGSCLDDPDVALPVFRTRVTPDGLVQIAA is encoded by the coding sequence ATGACACTGCTCGACGATCGCAAGCACCTTGATTCCCAGGGGGATTGGGAGTGGACCACGGCGTGTGCCTACGACCGGCTGTTGCCGTGCCGCGGTGTCGGGGTGCTGCTGCCCGACGGCACCCAGGTGGCGCTGTTCCGGCTGGACGACGGTTCGTTGCACGCCGTCGGCAATATCGACCCGTTCTCCGGCGCCGCGGTGATATCGCGCGGCATCGTGGGTGACCGCGGTGGACGGGCCTGCGTTCAGACTCCGATCAAGAAGCAGGCCTTCGCTTTTGACGACGGCAGCTGCCTCGACGATCCGGATGTGGCGCTGCCGGTGTTCCGGACCCGGGTTACGCCGGACGGTCTCGTGCAGATCGCGGCGTAG
- a CDS encoding helix-turn-helix domain-containing protein: MASQWGAAQLREWLLAALDDTDGTLTTAELRDYVQRRADRAGKDTVIESVYRNLTVLERRGDVVRRPGPGRDAHWAAATPRSARDRPA, translated from the coding sequence ATGGCTTCACAATGGGGGGCGGCGCAGCTGCGGGAGTGGCTGCTGGCGGCACTGGACGACACCGATGGCACCTTGACCACCGCCGAACTGCGCGACTACGTGCAACGGAGGGCAGACCGGGCAGGAAAGGACACCGTCATCGAGTCGGTGTACCGCAACCTCACCGTGCTGGAGCGCCGCGGCGACGTGGTCCGCCGCCCCGGTCCCGGCCGCGACGCCCACTGGGCCGCCGCTACGCCGCGATCTGCACGAGACCGTCCGGCGTAA
- a CDS encoding sirohydrochlorin chelatase, producing MSYILVAHGTRKAGGVNMIGELAQRVSAAVEREVRVAFVDVLGPTPREVLDSLPGDEPAVVVPAFLAGGYHVRVDVPAHVAASRHRRVVVTPPLGPCQGTVRVMADRLYESGWRTGDSVIMAAAGTSDPGAASDLRRTAAMLSALTGDRVELAFAATGAPTVADAVEDARRRSGRRVAVASYLLADGLFQDRLRGSGADIVGDPLGIHPGMVRLIASRFRRARVGGMRAAA from the coding sequence ATGAGTTACATCCTGGTGGCGCACGGCACCCGCAAGGCCGGCGGCGTGAACATGATCGGCGAACTCGCGCAGCGGGTCTCTGCGGCGGTGGAGCGGGAGGTGCGGGTGGCGTTCGTCGACGTGCTCGGACCGACCCCCCGCGAGGTGCTCGACTCGTTGCCCGGTGACGAACCGGCCGTCGTGGTGCCGGCCTTCCTGGCCGGCGGTTATCACGTCCGGGTGGACGTACCCGCCCACGTCGCCGCCAGCAGGCATCGCCGTGTCGTGGTCACCCCGCCGCTGGGGCCGTGCCAGGGTACGGTGCGGGTGATGGCCGATCGGCTCTACGAATCGGGTTGGCGGACCGGCGATTCGGTGATCATGGCGGCAGCGGGAACATCGGATCCCGGCGCCGCGTCCGATCTGCGCAGGACCGCGGCCATGCTGTCGGCCCTGACCGGCGACCGGGTGGAACTCGCCTTTGCCGCTACCGGTGCCCCCACCGTCGCGGACGCGGTCGAGGACGCCCGCCGCCGCTCCGGCCGGCGGGTGGCGGTGGCGTCGTACCTGCTCGCCGACGGGCTCTTCCAGGATCGGCTGCGCGGCTCCGGTGCCGATATCGTCGGTGACCCACTCGGCATCCATCCCGGCATGGTGCGGCTGATCGCCAGCCGGTTCCGCCGCGCCCGGGTCGGCGGGATGCGCGCCGCGGCGTAG
- a CDS encoding uroporphyrinogen-III synthase, producing MTEPDWAPLTGFRVAVTSARRSEELAALLTRRGADVTSAAAITMVPLPDDEELRAHTEALIATPPDIVIATTGIGLRGWIAAADGWGLAHELTAALSKARIVSRGPKATGALRAAGLPEEWSPESESSRELLHYLLEGGIVGMRIAVQLHGATDEWDPFPEFLDELEAAGAEVVPIRVYRWHPAPRGGAFDQLVMGIADQRYDAVSFTSAPAVAAMLMRATELGVEDALLHALRTTVHAMCVGPVTARPLVRLGVPTSSPERMRLGALARHITDELPLLQSRRIRVAGHLLEIRGTCVLVDEVVKELPPASMATIRALAHRPGAVVSRADLLGALPGSGTDTHAVETAVLRLRTALGDKNIVATVVKRGYRLAVDEFPVGA from the coding sequence ATGACCGAACCTGATTGGGCTCCGCTCACCGGGTTCCGGGTTGCCGTCACCTCGGCCCGCCGGTCCGAGGAACTCGCCGCGCTGCTGACCCGTCGCGGCGCCGACGTGACCTCCGCGGCCGCCATCACCATGGTGCCGCTGCCCGACGACGAAGAACTGCGCGCCCATACCGAGGCCCTCATCGCGACCCCGCCCGACATCGTCATCGCCACCACCGGCATCGGTCTGCGCGGCTGGATCGCGGCGGCCGACGGCTGGGGGCTGGCCCACGAGCTGACCGCCGCATTGTCCAAGGCGCGCATCGTGTCCCGCGGGCCCAAGGCCACCGGGGCCCTGCGCGCGGCCGGGCTGCCCGAGGAATGGTCACCGGAATCCGAATCTTCCCGCGAGCTGCTGCACTATCTGCTGGAAGGCGGCATCGTCGGCATGCGCATCGCGGTGCAGTTGCACGGCGCCACCGACGAATGGGACCCGTTCCCCGAGTTCCTCGACGAACTGGAGGCCGCCGGCGCCGAGGTGGTCCCCATCCGGGTGTACCGCTGGCATCCCGCACCGCGGGGCGGTGCGTTCGACCAGCTGGTGATGGGCATCGCCGATCAGCGCTACGACGCCGTCAGCTTCACCTCCGCCCCGGCGGTCGCGGCCATGCTGATGCGGGCGACCGAGCTCGGCGTGGAGGATGCGCTGCTGCACGCGTTGCGGACCACGGTGCACGCAATGTGCGTGGGCCCGGTGACCGCCCGGCCGCTGGTGCGCCTGGGCGTCCCGACCTCGTCGCCGGAGCGGATGCGACTGGGCGCACTGGCCCGCCACATCACCGACGAGTTGCCGCTGCTGCAATCCCGCCGCATCCGCGTCGCCGGGCACCTGCTGGAGATCCGCGGCACCTGTGTTCTGGTCGACGAGGTGGTCAAGGAGCTGCCGCCGGCGAGCATGGCCACCATCCGCGCCTTGGCACACCGGCCGGGTGCGGTGGTGTCGCGCGCCGATCTGCTGGGTGCCCTGCCGGGCAGCGGCACCGATACCCACGCGGTGGAGACGGCCGTCTTGCGTTTGCGAACGGCCTTGGGCGACAAGAACATCGTTGCGACGGTGGTCAAGCGCGGCTACCGGTTGGCGGTCGACGAGTTCCCGGTGGGCGCATGA
- a CDS encoding GNAT family N-acetyltransferase, producing MGVHTARLIHTADLDGETRDDARQMVHDAFDGGFTDADWEHALGGMHALVCRHGAIIAHGAVVARRLLHQGRALRCGYVEAVAVREDWRGQGLAAAVLDALEQVLRGAYEVGALSSSDAGQPLYAGRGWRPWRGETSVLAPSGITRTPEDDGSVYVLPVTAELDFDGALTCDWRDGDVW from the coding sequence GTGGGGGTACACACCGCACGCCTGATCCATACCGCCGACCTCGACGGTGAGACACGCGACGACGCCCGGCAGATGGTGCACGACGCCTTCGACGGTGGTTTCACCGACGCCGACTGGGAGCACGCCCTGGGTGGCATGCACGCGTTGGTGTGCCGTCACGGCGCGATCATCGCCCACGGCGCCGTCGTCGCGCGGCGCCTGCTGCATCAGGGGCGGGCGCTGCGTTGCGGGTACGTCGAGGCCGTCGCCGTGCGCGAGGACTGGCGTGGTCAGGGACTGGCCGCCGCGGTGCTGGACGCCCTCGAGCAGGTGCTGCGCGGCGCCTACGAGGTGGGTGCGCTGAGTTCGTCGGACGCCGGGCAGCCGTTGTATGCCGGCCGCGGCTGGCGCCCATGGCGTGGCGAGACGTCGGTGCTGGCGCCGTCCGGGATCACCCGCACCCCCGAGGACGACGGCTCGGTGTACGTGCTGCCGGTCACCGCCGAACTCGACTTCGACGGGGCGCTGACCTGCGATTGGCGCGACGGCGACGTCTGGTGA
- a CDS encoding 5-oxoprolinase/urea amidolyase family protein — MSVTLEVLRTGPLALVEDLGRPGLAHMGVTRSGAADRRAHTLANRLVANPGESATVEVTFGGFSARVRGGDVAIAVTGADTDPSVNGKPFGTNSIHYAHDGEVISLGAPHSGLRSYLAVRGGIDVPPVLGSRSYDVMSAIGPAPLRPGDVLPVGEHTTDFPELEQAPVASIEADILELDVVPGPRDDWFVDPDILVRTNWLVTNRSDRVGMRLVGMPLEYRWPDRQLPSEGATRGAIQVPPNGFPVILGPDHPVTGGYPVIGVITEADLDRVGQARPGQTIRLHWSHPRGPVQ, encoded by the coding sequence ATGAGCGTCACGCTTGAGGTGCTGCGCACCGGCCCCCTGGCCCTGGTGGAGGACCTCGGCCGGCCCGGCCTGGCCCATATGGGGGTCACCCGATCGGGTGCCGCCGACCGCCGGGCCCACACGCTGGCCAACCGACTGGTCGCCAACCCGGGTGAGTCCGCCACGGTCGAGGTGACCTTCGGTGGCTTCTCGGCGCGGGTGCGCGGCGGCGACGTCGCGATCGCCGTGACGGGTGCCGACACCGATCCGTCGGTCAACGGAAAACCGTTCGGGACCAACAGCATCCATTACGCCCACGACGGCGAGGTGATCTCGCTCGGTGCGCCCCACTCGGGCCTGCGCAGCTATCTGGCGGTGCGCGGCGGGATCGACGTGCCGCCGGTGCTCGGTTCGCGCAGTTATGACGTGATGTCGGCGATCGGCCCGGCTCCACTGCGCCCCGGCGACGTGCTGCCGGTCGGCGAGCACACCACCGACTTCCCCGAACTGGAACAGGCGCCGGTGGCCTCCATCGAGGCGGACATCCTGGAACTGGATGTGGTGCCGGGTCCGCGGGATGACTGGTTCGTCGACCCGGACATCCTGGTGCGCACCAACTGGCTGGTCACCAACCGCAGTGACCGGGTCGGGATGCGGCTGGTCGGGATGCCGCTGGAGTACCGCTGGCCGGACCGGCAGCTGCCCAGCGAGGGTGCCACGCGGGGCGCGATCCAGGTGCCGCCCAACGGTTTTCCGGTGATCCTCGGTCCCGATCATCCGGTGACGGGTGGTTACCCGGTGATCGGCGTGATCACCGAGGCCGACCTGGACCGGGTCGGCCAGGCCCGGCCCGGTCAGACCATCCGGTTGCACTGGTCGCACCCGCGCGGCCCCGTGCAGTAG
- a CDS encoding 5-oxoprolinase subunit B family protein: MTVTTESPVLSTVREYGDQALLLEFGSTAEVLAWTAAIRDADLLGVVDIVPASRTVLLKLAGPRYLAPTRQRLGKLRADHRDPVDAAGPDVVIDVVYDGADLDAVAELTGLSRAQVVAAHTGSLWQVGFGGFAPGFAYLVGGDPRLQVPRRAEPRTRVPAGAVALAGEFSGVYPRETPGGWQLIGRTDAVMWDINRDQPALLVPGMTVRFQEKMA; the protein is encoded by the coding sequence ATGACAGTCACAACGGAGTCACCGGTGCTCAGCACCGTTCGTGAATACGGGGATCAGGCCCTGCTCCTCGAGTTCGGCAGCACCGCCGAAGTATTGGCGTGGACTGCCGCCATCCGCGACGCCGATCTGCTCGGCGTCGTCGACATCGTCCCCGCGTCGCGCACCGTCCTGCTCAAGCTGGCCGGGCCGCGCTACCTGGCCCCCACCCGGCAACGGCTGGGCAAGCTGCGTGCCGACCATCGCGATCCGGTGGACGCGGCCGGGCCCGACGTGGTGATCGACGTCGTCTACGACGGCGCCGACCTCGACGCGGTGGCCGAGCTGACGGGGCTGAGCCGCGCCCAGGTGGTCGCCGCCCACACCGGCAGCCTCTGGCAGGTCGGATTCGGGGGTTTCGCACCGGGTTTCGCCTACCTGGTCGGCGGCGATCCCCGGCTGCAGGTGCCGCGCCGCGCCGAACCGCGCACCCGGGTGCCGGCCGGTGCGGTGGCGCTGGCCGGCGAGTTCAGCGGGGTCTATCCGCGTGAGACGCCGGGCGGCTGGCAACTGATCGGGCGCACCGACGCCGTGATGTGGGATATCAACCGCGATCAGCCGGCACTGCTGGTGCCGGGCATGACCGTCCGATTCCAGGAGAAGATGGCATGA
- a CDS encoding queuosine precursor transporter, whose product MTSTENREPTRFAQTGSAYYPIFVAVFTALVIISNVTATKGVAFGPILTDGGFIVFPLTYVIGDVLSEVYGFKAARKAILLGFAMNILAAFMFWVTLYLPAADFYENQAHLENVVHAYTQLIIAGLAGFIVGQTINAWVVVAIKERTKEKHLWARLVGSTFAGQLGDTLVFCTIAAGAIGITTFKDLAVYTALGWFYKTAVEVVMLPITYRVIAYVKRHEPTYALAA is encoded by the coding sequence GTGACCAGCACCGAGAACCGTGAGCCGACTCGTTTCGCGCAGACCGGCTCGGCCTACTATCCGATCTTCGTCGCGGTGTTCACCGCCCTGGTGATCATTTCCAACGTCACCGCGACCAAGGGCGTGGCGTTCGGCCCCATCCTGACCGACGGCGGGTTCATCGTCTTCCCGCTGACCTATGTGATCGGCGACGTGCTGTCGGAGGTGTACGGGTTCAAGGCGGCCCGCAAGGCCATCCTGCTGGGCTTCGCGATGAACATCCTGGCGGCGTTCATGTTCTGGGTCACCCTCTATCTGCCGGCCGCCGACTTCTACGAGAACCAGGCGCACCTGGAGAACGTCGTGCACGCCTACACCCAGCTGATCATCGCCGGGCTGGCGGGCTTCATCGTCGGGCAGACGATCAACGCGTGGGTGGTGGTGGCCATCAAGGAGCGCACCAAGGAGAAGCACCTATGGGCGCGGCTGGTCGGGTCGACGTTCGCCGGCCAGCTCGGGGACACGCTGGTGTTCTGCACCATCGCCGCCGGCGCCATCGGTATCACCACGTTCAAGGACCTGGCCGTCTACACCGCGCTGGGATGGTTCTACAAGACGGCCGTCGAGGTGGTCATGCTGCCCATCACGTACCGGGTGATCGCGTACGTCAAGCGCCACGAGCCGACGTACGCGCTGGCCGCTTAA
- a CDS encoding ABC transporter substrate-binding protein: MPTHLSRRGFLAMAAGVALLAACARQKPGTVAADGSVTVKHAFGETKIPGPPTRVVSAGLNDQDFLLAVGVVPIAVTDWVGAQPFGVWPWAAAKLGSAQPAVLNLADGVDTDAIAALKPDLIVATNAGLDKDTYTKLAGIAPTIPQSGQDAFFEPWKDQAATIGQAVFKHDEMQQLVTGVDDKFAAAGKNNQSFTGRTALLLEGTLDDGHARVEHPDWLTALGFTAPSTDSRIAVDKIAADVLIWTTDGDPARDALLADPAIAAHGKHNVFTDPELAAAIAFASPLSLPVVADRLPPLLAAAVG; this comes from the coding sequence GTGCCGACTCATTTGTCCCGGCGCGGCTTCCTGGCGATGGCCGCGGGGGTGGCCCTGCTGGCAGCGTGCGCGCGGCAGAAGCCCGGCACCGTGGCCGCGGACGGATCGGTGACCGTCAAGCACGCGTTCGGTGAGACGAAGATCCCGGGCCCGCCCACCCGGGTGGTCAGCGCGGGCCTCAACGACCAGGACTTCCTGCTGGCGGTCGGGGTGGTGCCGATCGCCGTCACGGACTGGGTCGGAGCCCAGCCCTTCGGCGTATGGCCCTGGGCGGCCGCGAAACTCGGATCGGCGCAGCCGGCCGTGCTGAACCTGGCCGACGGCGTCGACACCGACGCCATCGCCGCACTGAAACCGGACCTCATCGTGGCCACCAACGCCGGCCTGGACAAGGACACCTACACCAAGCTCGCCGGCATCGCCCCGACCATTCCGCAGTCCGGACAGGACGCCTTCTTCGAGCCGTGGAAGGACCAGGCCGCCACCATCGGCCAGGCCGTGTTCAAACACGACGAGATGCAGCAGCTGGTCACCGGTGTGGACGACAAGTTCGCCGCGGCGGGCAAGAACAACCAGTCGTTCACCGGGCGGACCGCGCTGCTGCTGGAGGGCACCCTGGACGACGGCCACGCGCGGGTCGAGCACCCGGACTGGCTCACCGCGCTGGGCTTCACGGCGCCTTCGACCGACAGCCGCATCGCGGTCGACAAGATCGCCGCCGACGTACTGATCTGGACCACCGACGGTGACCCCGCCCGCGACGCGCTGCTGGCCGACCCGGCGATCGCCGCGCACGGCAAGCACAACGTGTTCACCGATCCCGAACTGGCCGCCGCCATCGCCTTCGCCTCGCCGCTGTCGCTGCCCGTGGTCGCCGACCGGCTGCCGCCGCTGCTGGCGGCCGCGGTGGGCTAA
- a CDS encoding maleylpyruvate isomerase family mycothiol-dependent enzyme: MDNDALLRQLQDDVIVIQETALAGGPDLDRPVPTCPGWTITDLLAHLWVIQTWVRSILRAREVQPTPEPGPAPVADFVDGIPDYLTAMRAISPDEPCWNFGAPPRTAGWWIRRQAHEHAIHRVDLESVFGTTPVFDAAFAADGVDEIVTMFYPRQVRMERTAPVSETVRIVTTDTGHSWTLGTGEPVATVTADAATLYLGLWKRLDLPATAQIDGDEAAARRTLGLALTP, encoded by the coding sequence GTGGACAACGATGCACTGCTACGGCAACTGCAGGACGACGTGATAGTCATCCAGGAGACGGCCCTGGCCGGCGGGCCAGACCTCGACCGGCCGGTGCCGACCTGCCCCGGCTGGACGATCACCGACCTGCTCGCCCACCTCTGGGTGATCCAGACCTGGGTGCGCTCGATCCTGCGCGCCCGGGAAGTACAGCCGACCCCCGAACCGGGACCGGCACCGGTCGCCGACTTCGTCGACGGCATCCCGGACTACCTGACGGCGATGCGCGCGATCAGCCCCGACGAGCCGTGCTGGAATTTCGGGGCGCCGCCCCGCACGGCGGGTTGGTGGATCCGCCGCCAGGCCCACGAGCACGCCATCCACCGGGTCGACCTGGAATCGGTCTTCGGCACCACACCGGTCTTCGACGCGGCGTTCGCGGCCGACGGGGTGGACGAGATCGTGACGATGTTCTACCCGCGTCAGGTGCGCATGGAACGCACGGCACCGGTCTCCGAAACCGTCCGCATCGTGACGACCGATACCGGCCACAGTTGGACACTGGGCACCGGCGAGCCCGTCGCTACCGTCACCGCCGACGCCGCCACGCTGTACCTCGGGCTCTGGAAACGCCTCGATCTGCCCGCCACCGCACAGATCGACGGGGACGAGGCCGCCGCCCGCCGCACCCTCGGCCTGGCGCTGACGCCGTAG
- a CDS encoding TetR/AcrR family transcriptional regulator C-terminal domain-containing protein, whose product MGRPSVPILSTDRIARAAMDLVNATGGFTIPDLARKLKVSPSSLYNHVTGREQIVELLREMAMNEVELPALGGPWPEVVADIMRSYRRSYARYPRLIPLMTAYPVSSRHAVEMYNALAVTLARAGFGPAETLHIITLIDNFVLGSALDAAAPETPWGTSPDVVPEFAAALVTGDNRPDRAEQAFEFGLTVLLRGIGAP is encoded by the coding sequence ATGGGCCGTCCTTCAGTTCCGATCCTGTCCACCGACCGCATCGCGCGGGCGGCCATGGACCTCGTCAATGCGACCGGCGGCTTCACCATCCCCGACCTGGCCCGCAAGCTGAAGGTCAGCCCGTCCTCGCTGTACAACCACGTCACCGGGCGTGAGCAGATCGTCGAGTTGCTGCGCGAGATGGCGATGAACGAGGTCGAACTGCCCGCGCTCGGCGGCCCGTGGCCCGAGGTGGTGGCCGACATCATGCGCTCCTACCGGCGCAGCTACGCCCGCTACCCGCGACTCATCCCGTTGATGACGGCCTACCCGGTCAGCAGCCGGCACGCCGTCGAGATGTACAACGCGCTGGCCGTGACCCTCGCCCGGGCCGGATTCGGACCGGCCGAGACCCTGCACATCATCACTCTCATCGACAACTTCGTGCTCGGCTCGGCGCTCGATGCCGCCGCACCCGAAACTCCTTGGGGCACAAGCCCCGACGTGGTTCCCGAGTTCGCCGCTGCACTGGTCACCGGCGACAACCGGCCCGACCGCGCCGAGCAGGCGTTCGAGTTCGGCCTGACCGTGCTCCTGCGGGGTATCGGCGCCCCGTAA
- a CDS encoding agmatine deiminase family protein, producing the protein MPAEGAAQDRIWMAFPSQGYSLGDTEAEHHEARSTWAAVAHAIAEFEPVTMLVDPAELAVAKRYVSQEVEIVDVPLNDAWMRDIGPTFVHTDDGSVAAVDWVFNGWGAQDWARWDRDAEVGAVVAELAGVPIVKSELVNEGGGIQVDGRGTVLVTETVQLDPGRNPGLGKAQVEAELARTIGATDVVWLPRGLTRDSQRFGTRGHVDIVAAITAPGRLLLHTQSADEHPDTVVCKEIRDVLADRFDIVEMPAPDTLTDAQGYVDYSYINHLVVNGGVIACSFGDPRDADAAAILADEYPGRRVVSVDARPLFERGGGIHCITQQQPSPITVRA; encoded by the coding sequence ATGCCCGCAGAGGGCGCGGCCCAGGACCGGATATGGATGGCCTTCCCATCACAGGGCTATTCGCTGGGTGACACCGAAGCCGAGCATCACGAGGCGCGATCCACCTGGGCTGCCGTCGCGCATGCCATCGCCGAGTTCGAACCGGTCACCATGCTGGTCGACCCCGCCGAGTTGGCCGTGGCCAAACGCTATGTCTCCCAAGAGGTGGAGATCGTCGACGTGCCGCTGAACGACGCCTGGATGCGCGATATCGGACCCACCTTCGTGCACACGGACGACGGTTCGGTGGCCGCCGTGGACTGGGTGTTCAACGGGTGGGGCGCCCAGGATTGGGCCCGCTGGGACCGCGACGCCGAGGTCGGTGCCGTGGTGGCCGAGTTGGCCGGGGTGCCGATCGTCAAGTCGGAGTTGGTCAATGAGGGTGGGGGCATCCAGGTCGACGGTCGCGGCACCGTGCTGGTCACCGAGACGGTCCAGCTCGACCCGGGGCGCAATCCCGGGCTGGGCAAGGCTCAGGTCGAGGCCGAGTTGGCCCGCACCATCGGGGCCACCGATGTGGTGTGGTTGCCGCGCGGGCTGACCCGTGACTCGCAGCGCTTCGGCACCAGAGGGCATGTCGATATCGTCGCCGCGATCACCGCACCGGGCCGGTTGCTGCTACATACCCAGAGTGCCGACGAGCACCCGGATACCGTGGTGTGCAAAGAGATACGCGATGTGCTCGCCGACCGATTCGACATCGTCGAGATGCCGGCGCCGGACACCCTGACCGATGCGCAGGGGTACGTCGACTACAGCTACATCAACCATCTGGTGGTCAACGGCGGCGTGATCGCGTGCAGCTTCGGTGATCCGCGGGACGCCGATGCGGCGGCCATTTTGGCCGACGAGTACCCGGGACGCCGCGTCGTCAGTGTCGACGCGCGCCCGCTGTTCGAGCGGGGCGGTGGTATCCACTGCATCACCCAGCAGCAGCCGTCCCCGATAACCGTGCGCGCGTAG
- a CDS encoding APC family permease gives MSQTLPETEGNLKRVLGLPSLVLFGLVYMVPLTVFTTYGIVTETTGGRLSVAYLVTLAAMVFTARSYARMSVAYPVAGSAYTYTQKSFGAPIGFLAGWSLLLDYLFLPMLNYLVIGIYLNAALPALPQWLIVVITIAIVTVLNIVGIVSVDRANFLIIGIQAIFIVVFVIMAFVAISRTGTVDVMAPLRGDGSAGGFSPILAGAAILCLSFLGFDAVSTLSEEAKDPKRSVPRAIMIATIASGVIFFVLSYVSQLVYPSNQFADVDSGSLEVMTTAGGQFLNSFFTAAYVAGALGSAITSQASVARILYAMGRDGILPRKVFGHVSPRFSTPVYAIAFVSVISLAAVFVDLALLASVVSFGALVAFSVVNLSVIKHYFVDLTQRHGPQLIGSLVLPLIGFALTVWLWTSLSGTALVVGLIWLAIGFIWLLAVTRGFSRPTPTLDLQE, from the coding sequence ATGTCCCAGACGCTCCCCGAAACCGAAGGCAACCTGAAACGGGTGCTCGGCCTGCCGTCGCTGGTCCTGTTCGGGCTGGTGTACATGGTGCCGCTCACGGTGTTCACCACCTACGGCATCGTCACCGAGACCACGGGCGGCCGGCTGTCGGTGGCCTACCTGGTGACGTTGGCCGCCATGGTGTTCACGGCCCGTTCCTACGCGCGGATGTCGGTCGCCTACCCGGTCGCCGGATCGGCATACACCTACACCCAGAAGTCGTTCGGTGCGCCCATCGGCTTCCTGGCCGGGTGGTCACTGCTGCTGGACTACCTGTTCCTGCCGATGCTCAACTACCTCGTCATCGGCATCTACCTGAACGCCGCGCTGCCCGCCCTGCCACAGTGGCTGATCGTCGTGATCACCATCGCCATCGTGACGGTGCTCAACATCGTGGGCATCGTGTCCGTCGACCGGGCCAATTTCCTGATCATCGGGATCCAGGCCATCTTCATCGTGGTGTTCGTCATCATGGCGTTCGTCGCCATCTCGCGCACCGGCACCGTCGACGTGATGGCCCCGTTGCGCGGTGACGGCTCGGCCGGTGGCTTCAGCCCGATCCTGGCCGGTGCGGCGATCCTGTGCCTGTCCTTCCTCGGTTTCGACGCCGTGTCAACGCTTTCCGAAGAGGCCAAGGACCCGAAGCGCAGTGTCCCGCGCGCCATCATGATCGCCACCATCGCCTCCGGCGTGATCTTCTTCGTGCTGTCCTACGTCTCGCAACTGGTGTACCCGTCCAACCAGTTCGCCGATGTCGACTCCGGCTCCTTGGAGGTCATGACCACCGCGGGTGGGCAGTTCCTCAATTCGTTCTTCACCGCCGCCTACGTCGCCGGCGCGCTCGGCTCGGCCATCACCTCACAGGCGTCGGTGGCCCGCATCCTCTACGCCATGGGGCGGGACGGAATCCTGCCCCGCAAGGTGTTCGGTCACGTCTCACCGCGGTTCAGCACGCCGGTGTACGCCATCGCCTTCGTGTCGGTGATCTCGCTGGCGGCCGTCTTCGTCGACCTGGCGCTGCTGGCCTCGGTGGTCAGTTTCGGTGCGCTGGTGGCGTTCTCGGTGGTCAACCTGTCGGTCATCAAGCATTACTTCGTGGACCTGACGCAACGCCACGGCCCCCAGCTGATCGGCAGCCTGGTGTTGCCGCTGATCGGTTTCGCCCTGACGGTGTGGCTGTGGACGAGCCTGTCCGGAACGGCCCTGGTCGTCGGGTTGATCTGGCTGGCCATCGGATTCATCTGGCTGCTGGCCGTCACCCGCGGGTTCTCCCGGCCGACGCCGACGCTGGATCTCCAGGAGTAA
- a CDS encoding heme-binding protein yields the protein MNVWKRTLCVAAASAAVLVGTAAPAPADPPPNCTAADLAGITAGVSASTSAYLFTHPDVNAFFTGLKGQDRDAKRAQVRAYFDANPQVQADFQGIRQPLQDFRDRCRG from the coding sequence GTGAACGTGTGGAAGCGAACGTTATGTGTCGCAGCGGCGAGCGCGGCCGTCCTCGTCGGCACCGCCGCGCCCGCGCCGGCGGATCCACCGCCCAACTGCACGGCCGCCGACCTGGCCGGCATCACGGCGGGAGTCAGTGCGTCGACATCGGCCTACCTGTTCACCCACCCGGATGTGAATGCGTTCTTCACCGGGCTCAAGGGCCAGGATCGGGATGCCAAACGTGCGCAGGTGCGAGCGTATTTCGACGCAAACCCACAGGTGCAGGCCGATTTCCAGGGTATCCGGCAGCCCCTGCAGGACTTCCGGGACCGCTGCCGGGGCTGA